From Brassica napus cultivar Da-Ae unplaced genomic scaffold, Da-Ae ScsIHWf_100;HRSCAF=175, whole genome shotgun sequence, the proteins below share one genomic window:
- the LOC125595229 gene encoding uncharacterized protein LOC125595229 isoform X4, producing the protein MKVEAYLDRYEEEIPHQISGCNSVQDMIDVMPLVSLVTSRYELARIKTGWKDIDVENRLRKLDSVGTDLIEWAATHMNPMSLVMIFFNHGIVSVNTIASTRNVRRVHALALTTGMLEDEWNRSRMIPLYLQSAKSSLEVEHLASVKDFCEAISTVNHLVSLYRQSAAETGWKDRFLEKNLEKMTVIVNDLEDWVASKNPNSLVMIYLKHGIVGSVNTISIPNKVKRVHALALKTGMLEDEWNRSRLMGLYLQASTCTLVDCERLFHGAEKKGLLLFNQMLTVYSRHDPDKAKRLFDELIGTCPPDGATYMGLLHALSVGGEPWEAIKVIQQMESRGVQPDPRHYGVAVDSFARTRTPDFIKAAIDILKYFPSAEHEVTINSILSRCVPPSGVKPVSAKDELELKETMKQAQLDLEEIIKQALVEGLDLGKVIKRALDQGLDLQRTLKQALSELYHPETIKRFQDVLDLTKTIRDAQVVLDLLETIRHAQDLVDYLEKKESKYAVQDKTHWRLARWGLKWPRRVTKN; encoded by the exons ATG AAGGTTGAAGCATACCTCGACCGCTACGAAGAGGAAATTCCACATCAGATTTCTGGATGCAACAGTGTCCAAGACATGATTGACGTTATGCCTTTGGTCTCTCTCGTCACCAGTCGCTATGAACTAGCGAGAATCAAGACGGGATGGAAGGACATTGATGTGGAGAATAGACTAAGGAAGTTGGACTCGGTTGGAACTGATTTGATAGAATGGGCAGCAACACATATGAATCCAATGTCTCTCGTGATGATCTTCTTCAACCACGGGATTGTTTCTGTCAACACAATTGCCTCTACCCGCAATGTAAGGAGAGTTCATGCTTTAGCACTCACAACAGGAATGCTTGAAGATGAATGGAATCGATCAAGGATGATACCATTGTATCTACAGTCAGCTAAATCTTCTCTG GAAGTTGAACATTTGGCTTCTGTAAAAGATTTTTGTGAAGCTATCTCTACAGTCAACCATCTCGTTTCTCTCTACCGACAAAGTGCTGCTGAAACCGGATGGAAAGACCGTTTTCTGGAGAAGAATCTAGAGAAGATGACTGTGATTGTGAATGATCTAGAAGACTGGGTAGCATCTAAGAATCCAAACTCACTGGTTATGATTTATCTCAAGCACGGGATTGTTGGTTCTGTCAACACAATTTCCATTCCCAACAAAGTAAAAAGAGTTCATGCTTTAGCACTCAAAACAGGAATGCTTGAAGATGAATGGAATCGATCAAGGTTGATGGGATTATACTTACAGGCATCAACATGTACTCTGGTTGACTGCGAGAGACTATTCCATGGTGCAGAAAAGAAGGGATTGCTTCTCTTCAACCAGATGCTGACTGTCTATTCGAGGCATGATCCTGACAAGGCTAAGAGACTGTTCGATGAGCTGATCGGAACTTGTCCTCCTGATGGTGCTACATACATGGGCCTTTTACATGCATTAAGCGTTGGAGGTGAACCTTGGGAAGCGATTAAGGTCATTCAGCAAATGGAGAGTCGTGGGGTTCAACCTGACCCTCGACACTATGGAGTTGCAGTTGACAGTTTTGCTCGGACGAGGACACCAGATTTCATCAAGGCAGCTATCGATATTCTCAAATACTTTCCATCTGCAGAGCATGAAGTGACAATCAACAGCATTCTCAGCCGTTGTGTCCCTCCTTCTGGTGTGAAGCCTGTTTCTGCAAAAGATGAGTTGGAACTTAAGGAAACCATGAAACAAGCTCAGTTGGATCTTGAGGAAATCATCAAACAAGCTCTGGTTGAGGGGTTGGATCTTGGGAAAGTCATCAAACGAGCTCTGGATCAGGGGTTGGATCTTCAGCGAACCCTCAAACAAGCTCTCAGTGAGTTATATCATCCGGAAACCATCAAACGTTTTCAGGATGTGTTGGATCTCACGAAGACCATCAGAGATGCTCAGGTTGTATTGGATCTTCTAGAAACTATCAGACATGCGCAGGATTTGGTGGACTATCTGGAGAAGAAGGAGTCCAAGTATGCTGTTCAGGACAAGACTCATTGGAGGCTCGCAAGGTGGGGGTTGAAGTGGCCCAGGCGTGTTACCAAGAACTAG
- the LOC125595229 gene encoding uncharacterized protein LOC125595229 isoform X1, protein MVYPWMLSTVASSLMLHRSKFEAEKVEAYLDRYEEEIPHQISGCNSVQDMIDVMPLVSLVTSRYELARIKTGWKDIDVENRLRKLDSVGTDLIEWAATHMNPMSLVMIFFNHGIVSVNTIASTRNVRRVHALALTTGMLEDEWNRSRMIPLYLQSAKSSLEVEHLASVKDFCEAISTVNHLVSLYRQSAAETGWKDRFLEKNLEKMTVIVNDLEDWVASKNPNSLVMIYLKHGIVGSVNTISIPNKVKRVHALALKTGMLEDEWNRSRLMGLYLQASTCTLVDCERLFHGAEKKGLLLFNQMLTVYSRHDPDKAKRLFDELIGTCPPDGATYMGLLHALSVGGEPWEAIKVIQQMESRGVQPDPRHYGVAVDSFARTRTPDFIKAAIDILKYFPSAEHEVTINSILSRCVPPSGVKPVSAKDELELKETMKQAQLDLEEIIKQALVEGLDLGKVIKRALDQGLDLQRTLKQALSELYHPETIKRFQDVLDLTKTIRDAQVVLDLLETIRHAQDLVDYLEKKESKYAVQDKTHWRLARWGLKWPRRVTKN, encoded by the exons ATGGTTTACCCGTGGATGCTATCAACAGTGGCAAGTTCACTGATGTTGCATCGGTCCAAGTTTGAAGCGGAG AAGGTTGAAGCATACCTCGACCGCTACGAAGAGGAAATTCCACATCAGATTTCTGGATGCAACAGTGTCCAAGACATGATTGACGTTATGCCTTTGGTCTCTCTCGTCACCAGTCGCTATGAACTAGCGAGAATCAAGACGGGATGGAAGGACATTGATGTGGAGAATAGACTAAGGAAGTTGGACTCGGTTGGAACTGATTTGATAGAATGGGCAGCAACACATATGAATCCAATGTCTCTCGTGATGATCTTCTTCAACCACGGGATTGTTTCTGTCAACACAATTGCCTCTACCCGCAATGTAAGGAGAGTTCATGCTTTAGCACTCACAACAGGAATGCTTGAAGATGAATGGAATCGATCAAGGATGATACCATTGTATCTACAGTCAGCTAAATCTTCTCTG GAAGTTGAACATTTGGCTTCTGTAAAAGATTTTTGTGAAGCTATCTCTACAGTCAACCATCTCGTTTCTCTCTACCGACAAAGTGCTGCTGAAACCGGATGGAAAGACCGTTTTCTGGAGAAGAATCTAGAGAAGATGACTGTGATTGTGAATGATCTAGAAGACTGGGTAGCATCTAAGAATCCAAACTCACTGGTTATGATTTATCTCAAGCACGGGATTGTTGGTTCTGTCAACACAATTTCCATTCCCAACAAAGTAAAAAGAGTTCATGCTTTAGCACTCAAAACAGGAATGCTTGAAGATGAATGGAATCGATCAAGGTTGATGGGATTATACTTACAGGCATCAACATGTACTCTGGTTGACTGCGAGAGACTATTCCATGGTGCAGAAAAGAAGGGATTGCTTCTCTTCAACCAGATGCTGACTGTCTATTCGAGGCATGATCCTGACAAGGCTAAGAGACTGTTCGATGAGCTGATCGGAACTTGTCCTCCTGATGGTGCTACATACATGGGCCTTTTACATGCATTAAGCGTTGGAGGTGAACCTTGGGAAGCGATTAAGGTCATTCAGCAAATGGAGAGTCGTGGGGTTCAACCTGACCCTCGACACTATGGAGTTGCAGTTGACAGTTTTGCTCGGACGAGGACACCAGATTTCATCAAGGCAGCTATCGATATTCTCAAATACTTTCCATCTGCAGAGCATGAAGTGACAATCAACAGCATTCTCAGCCGTTGTGTCCCTCCTTCTGGTGTGAAGCCTGTTTCTGCAAAAGATGAGTTGGAACTTAAGGAAACCATGAAACAAGCTCAGTTGGATCTTGAGGAAATCATCAAACAAGCTCTGGTTGAGGGGTTGGATCTTGGGAAAGTCATCAAACGAGCTCTGGATCAGGGGTTGGATCTTCAGCGAACCCTCAAACAAGCTCTCAGTGAGTTATATCATCCGGAAACCATCAAACGTTTTCAGGATGTGTTGGATCTCACGAAGACCATCAGAGATGCTCAGGTTGTATTGGATCTTCTAGAAACTATCAGACATGCGCAGGATTTGGTGGACTATCTGGAGAAGAAGGAGTCCAAGTATGCTGTTCAGGACAAGACTCATTGGAGGCTCGCAAGGTGGGGGTTGAAGTGGCCCAGGCGTGTTACCAAGAACTAG
- the LOC125595229 gene encoding uncharacterized protein LOC125595229 isoform X2 — translation MYMDVTKVEAYLDRYEEEIPHQISGCNSVQDMIDVMPLVSLVTSRYELARIKTGWKDIDVENRLRKLDSVGTDLIEWAATHMNPMSLVMIFFNHGIVSVNTIASTRNVRRVHALALTTGMLEDEWNRSRMIPLYLQSAKSSLEVEHLASVKDFCEAISTVNHLVSLYRQSAAETGWKDRFLEKNLEKMTVIVNDLEDWVASKNPNSLVMIYLKHGIVGSVNTISIPNKVKRVHALALKTGMLEDEWNRSRLMGLYLQASTCTLVDCERLFHGAEKKGLLLFNQMLTVYSRHDPDKAKRLFDELIGTCPPDGATYMGLLHALSVGGEPWEAIKVIQQMESRGVQPDPRHYGVAVDSFARTRTPDFIKAAIDILKYFPSAEHEVTINSILSRCVPPSGVKPVSAKDELELKETMKQAQLDLEEIIKQALVEGLDLGKVIKRALDQGLDLQRTLKQALSELYHPETIKRFQDVLDLTKTIRDAQVVLDLLETIRHAQDLVDYLEKKESKYAVQDKTHWRLARWGLKWPRRVTKN, via the exons ATGTATATGGATGTTACT AAGGTTGAAGCATACCTCGACCGCTACGAAGAGGAAATTCCACATCAGATTTCTGGATGCAACAGTGTCCAAGACATGATTGACGTTATGCCTTTGGTCTCTCTCGTCACCAGTCGCTATGAACTAGCGAGAATCAAGACGGGATGGAAGGACATTGATGTGGAGAATAGACTAAGGAAGTTGGACTCGGTTGGAACTGATTTGATAGAATGGGCAGCAACACATATGAATCCAATGTCTCTCGTGATGATCTTCTTCAACCACGGGATTGTTTCTGTCAACACAATTGCCTCTACCCGCAATGTAAGGAGAGTTCATGCTTTAGCACTCACAACAGGAATGCTTGAAGATGAATGGAATCGATCAAGGATGATACCATTGTATCTACAGTCAGCTAAATCTTCTCTG GAAGTTGAACATTTGGCTTCTGTAAAAGATTTTTGTGAAGCTATCTCTACAGTCAACCATCTCGTTTCTCTCTACCGACAAAGTGCTGCTGAAACCGGATGGAAAGACCGTTTTCTGGAGAAGAATCTAGAGAAGATGACTGTGATTGTGAATGATCTAGAAGACTGGGTAGCATCTAAGAATCCAAACTCACTGGTTATGATTTATCTCAAGCACGGGATTGTTGGTTCTGTCAACACAATTTCCATTCCCAACAAAGTAAAAAGAGTTCATGCTTTAGCACTCAAAACAGGAATGCTTGAAGATGAATGGAATCGATCAAGGTTGATGGGATTATACTTACAGGCATCAACATGTACTCTGGTTGACTGCGAGAGACTATTCCATGGTGCAGAAAAGAAGGGATTGCTTCTCTTCAACCAGATGCTGACTGTCTATTCGAGGCATGATCCTGACAAGGCTAAGAGACTGTTCGATGAGCTGATCGGAACTTGTCCTCCTGATGGTGCTACATACATGGGCCTTTTACATGCATTAAGCGTTGGAGGTGAACCTTGGGAAGCGATTAAGGTCATTCAGCAAATGGAGAGTCGTGGGGTTCAACCTGACCCTCGACACTATGGAGTTGCAGTTGACAGTTTTGCTCGGACGAGGACACCAGATTTCATCAAGGCAGCTATCGATATTCTCAAATACTTTCCATCTGCAGAGCATGAAGTGACAATCAACAGCATTCTCAGCCGTTGTGTCCCTCCTTCTGGTGTGAAGCCTGTTTCTGCAAAAGATGAGTTGGAACTTAAGGAAACCATGAAACAAGCTCAGTTGGATCTTGAGGAAATCATCAAACAAGCTCTGGTTGAGGGGTTGGATCTTGGGAAAGTCATCAAACGAGCTCTGGATCAGGGGTTGGATCTTCAGCGAACCCTCAAACAAGCTCTCAGTGAGTTATATCATCCGGAAACCATCAAACGTTTTCAGGATGTGTTGGATCTCACGAAGACCATCAGAGATGCTCAGGTTGTATTGGATCTTCTAGAAACTATCAGACATGCGCAGGATTTGGTGGACTATCTGGAGAAGAAGGAGTCCAAGTATGCTGTTCAGGACAAGACTCATTGGAGGCTCGCAAGGTGGGGGTTGAAGTGGCCCAGGCGTGTTACCAAGAACTAG
- the LOC125595229 gene encoding uncharacterized protein LOC125595229 isoform X3, whose amino-acid sequence MYMDKVEAYLDRYEEEIPHQISGCNSVQDMIDVMPLVSLVTSRYELARIKTGWKDIDVENRLRKLDSVGTDLIEWAATHMNPMSLVMIFFNHGIVSVNTIASTRNVRRVHALALTTGMLEDEWNRSRMIPLYLQSAKSSLEVEHLASVKDFCEAISTVNHLVSLYRQSAAETGWKDRFLEKNLEKMTVIVNDLEDWVASKNPNSLVMIYLKHGIVGSVNTISIPNKVKRVHALALKTGMLEDEWNRSRLMGLYLQASTCTLVDCERLFHGAEKKGLLLFNQMLTVYSRHDPDKAKRLFDELIGTCPPDGATYMGLLHALSVGGEPWEAIKVIQQMESRGVQPDPRHYGVAVDSFARTRTPDFIKAAIDILKYFPSAEHEVTINSILSRCVPPSGVKPVSAKDELELKETMKQAQLDLEEIIKQALVEGLDLGKVIKRALDQGLDLQRTLKQALSELYHPETIKRFQDVLDLTKTIRDAQVVLDLLETIRHAQDLVDYLEKKESKYAVQDKTHWRLARWGLKWPRRVTKN is encoded by the exons ATGTATATGGAT AAGGTTGAAGCATACCTCGACCGCTACGAAGAGGAAATTCCACATCAGATTTCTGGATGCAACAGTGTCCAAGACATGATTGACGTTATGCCTTTGGTCTCTCTCGTCACCAGTCGCTATGAACTAGCGAGAATCAAGACGGGATGGAAGGACATTGATGTGGAGAATAGACTAAGGAAGTTGGACTCGGTTGGAACTGATTTGATAGAATGGGCAGCAACACATATGAATCCAATGTCTCTCGTGATGATCTTCTTCAACCACGGGATTGTTTCTGTCAACACAATTGCCTCTACCCGCAATGTAAGGAGAGTTCATGCTTTAGCACTCACAACAGGAATGCTTGAAGATGAATGGAATCGATCAAGGATGATACCATTGTATCTACAGTCAGCTAAATCTTCTCTG GAAGTTGAACATTTGGCTTCTGTAAAAGATTTTTGTGAAGCTATCTCTACAGTCAACCATCTCGTTTCTCTCTACCGACAAAGTGCTGCTGAAACCGGATGGAAAGACCGTTTTCTGGAGAAGAATCTAGAGAAGATGACTGTGATTGTGAATGATCTAGAAGACTGGGTAGCATCTAAGAATCCAAACTCACTGGTTATGATTTATCTCAAGCACGGGATTGTTGGTTCTGTCAACACAATTTCCATTCCCAACAAAGTAAAAAGAGTTCATGCTTTAGCACTCAAAACAGGAATGCTTGAAGATGAATGGAATCGATCAAGGTTGATGGGATTATACTTACAGGCATCAACATGTACTCTGGTTGACTGCGAGAGACTATTCCATGGTGCAGAAAAGAAGGGATTGCTTCTCTTCAACCAGATGCTGACTGTCTATTCGAGGCATGATCCTGACAAGGCTAAGAGACTGTTCGATGAGCTGATCGGAACTTGTCCTCCTGATGGTGCTACATACATGGGCCTTTTACATGCATTAAGCGTTGGAGGTGAACCTTGGGAAGCGATTAAGGTCATTCAGCAAATGGAGAGTCGTGGGGTTCAACCTGACCCTCGACACTATGGAGTTGCAGTTGACAGTTTTGCTCGGACGAGGACACCAGATTTCATCAAGGCAGCTATCGATATTCTCAAATACTTTCCATCTGCAGAGCATGAAGTGACAATCAACAGCATTCTCAGCCGTTGTGTCCCTCCTTCTGGTGTGAAGCCTGTTTCTGCAAAAGATGAGTTGGAACTTAAGGAAACCATGAAACAAGCTCAGTTGGATCTTGAGGAAATCATCAAACAAGCTCTGGTTGAGGGGTTGGATCTTGGGAAAGTCATCAAACGAGCTCTGGATCAGGGGTTGGATCTTCAGCGAACCCTCAAACAAGCTCTCAGTGAGTTATATCATCCGGAAACCATCAAACGTTTTCAGGATGTGTTGGATCTCACGAAGACCATCAGAGATGCTCAGGTTGTATTGGATCTTCTAGAAACTATCAGACATGCGCAGGATTTGGTGGACTATCTGGAGAAGAAGGAGTCCAAGTATGCTGTTCAGGACAAGACTCATTGGAGGCTCGCAAGGTGGGGGTTGAAGTGGCCCAGGCGTGTTACCAAGAACTAG
- the LOC125595229 gene encoding uncharacterized protein LOC125595229 isoform X5 gives MIDVMPLVSLVTSRYELARIKTGWKDIDVENRLRKLDSVGTDLIEWAATHMNPMSLVMIFFNHGIVSVNTIASTRNVRRVHALALTTGMLEDEWNRSRMIPLYLQSAKSSLEVEHLASVKDFCEAISTVNHLVSLYRQSAAETGWKDRFLEKNLEKMTVIVNDLEDWVASKNPNSLVMIYLKHGIVGSVNTISIPNKVKRVHALALKTGMLEDEWNRSRLMGLYLQASTCTLVDCERLFHGAEKKGLLLFNQMLTVYSRHDPDKAKRLFDELIGTCPPDGATYMGLLHALSVGGEPWEAIKVIQQMESRGVQPDPRHYGVAVDSFARTRTPDFIKAAIDILKYFPSAEHEVTINSILSRCVPPSGVKPVSAKDELELKETMKQAQLDLEEIIKQALVEGLDLGKVIKRALDQGLDLQRTLKQALSELYHPETIKRFQDVLDLTKTIRDAQVVLDLLETIRHAQDLVDYLEKKESKYAVQDKTHWRLARWGLKWPRRVTKN, from the exons ATGATTGACGTTATGCCTTTGGTCTCTCTCGTCACCAGTCGCTATGAACTAGCGAGAATCAAGACGGGATGGAAGGACATTGATGTGGAGAATAGACTAAGGAAGTTGGACTCGGTTGGAACTGATTTGATAGAATGGGCAGCAACACATATGAATCCAATGTCTCTCGTGATGATCTTCTTCAACCACGGGATTGTTTCTGTCAACACAATTGCCTCTACCCGCAATGTAAGGAGAGTTCATGCTTTAGCACTCACAACAGGAATGCTTGAAGATGAATGGAATCGATCAAGGATGATACCATTGTATCTACAGTCAGCTAAATCTTCTCTG GAAGTTGAACATTTGGCTTCTGTAAAAGATTTTTGTGAAGCTATCTCTACAGTCAACCATCTCGTTTCTCTCTACCGACAAAGTGCTGCTGAAACCGGATGGAAAGACCGTTTTCTGGAGAAGAATCTAGAGAAGATGACTGTGATTGTGAATGATCTAGAAGACTGGGTAGCATCTAAGAATCCAAACTCACTGGTTATGATTTATCTCAAGCACGGGATTGTTGGTTCTGTCAACACAATTTCCATTCCCAACAAAGTAAAAAGAGTTCATGCTTTAGCACTCAAAACAGGAATGCTTGAAGATGAATGGAATCGATCAAGGTTGATGGGATTATACTTACAGGCATCAACATGTACTCTGGTTGACTGCGAGAGACTATTCCATGGTGCAGAAAAGAAGGGATTGCTTCTCTTCAACCAGATGCTGACTGTCTATTCGAGGCATGATCCTGACAAGGCTAAGAGACTGTTCGATGAGCTGATCGGAACTTGTCCTCCTGATGGTGCTACATACATGGGCCTTTTACATGCATTAAGCGTTGGAGGTGAACCTTGGGAAGCGATTAAGGTCATTCAGCAAATGGAGAGTCGTGGGGTTCAACCTGACCCTCGACACTATGGAGTTGCAGTTGACAGTTTTGCTCGGACGAGGACACCAGATTTCATCAAGGCAGCTATCGATATTCTCAAATACTTTCCATCTGCAGAGCATGAAGTGACAATCAACAGCATTCTCAGCCGTTGTGTCCCTCCTTCTGGTGTGAAGCCTGTTTCTGCAAAAGATGAGTTGGAACTTAAGGAAACCATGAAACAAGCTCAGTTGGATCTTGAGGAAATCATCAAACAAGCTCTGGTTGAGGGGTTGGATCTTGGGAAAGTCATCAAACGAGCTCTGGATCAGGGGTTGGATCTTCAGCGAACCCTCAAACAAGCTCTCAGTGAGTTATATCATCCGGAAACCATCAAACGTTTTCAGGATGTGTTGGATCTCACGAAGACCATCAGAGATGCTCAGGTTGTATTGGATCTTCTAGAAACTATCAGACATGCGCAGGATTTGGTGGACTATCTGGAGAAGAAGGAGTCCAAGTATGCTGTTCAGGACAAGACTCATTGGAGGCTCGCAAGGTGGGGGTTGAAGTGGCCCAGGCGTGTTACCAAGAACTAG